The Dunckerocampus dactyliophorus isolate RoL2022-P2 chromosome 16, RoL_Ddac_1.1, whole genome shotgun sequence nucleotide sequence aaaaaacaaaaaactgtatTAATGCCAATAAGTCTTTAAGTCTTTTTTCACTGTCTTATAAATAATTTCCTATAATTTCCTGGTAAAACTGGAGATTCAAACATATTCTCAAACACTTGATGAATGATTACACATGCAAAGAGCAAAGAGCATACCTCAAACTACCTTACATGAAATCCTGAAACACTATAGAATTGTAGTTCAGTTGTAATTTGGTATTTTAGTTTTAAGCGTCTTTCTCTGTAGTTATTTTGCAGTGGTGGTGTACAAAGTGTTGGTCCTTCTGGTGGAGGAGTTGGGCGGCAGCAGTGTATTTCTGAAGCGCTTTTCTGGCAAAACCTTCAGGATCTCCACAGGgccgtgctgctgctgctgcctgtgTTTACCTCGTGTGCCCATGTCACGGTACTGAACCGCTCATGCAGCACAACACCGGCTGTAGCGATCCATTGAATGTTCTACTGGTTTTGCTGACTTTATCATCACGCTTTTGTCTAATACGGCACATTTTATTATCTCATCTTGAAGGCGAATGCTATTTCTGCTAAAGTTGGGAGCACTTCAGTATGCCATCCTGAAGACGGTGCTCAGTGTTCTCTCCATTGTACTGTGGACAAACGGCAACTTTGACCTGTCAGACGTAAGGTTTAATCCCTTAATTCCATATGATTGCATCGAGGGAGCTTGACTTGAAAATGAGTATTTGGTTTTCAGCTGGAGATCACAGGCACAGCAATTTGGATCAACCCATTCATCGGTGTTCTCACCATTACCTCCTTGTGGCCTGTGGCCATCGTGTTCATGAACACCAACAGCTTTTTACGCGGGATCAATATTGTGCCCAAGTATGCCATGTACCAAGTGAGTACACACGTGCAATTCGCTATGAATGACGTCACAatgttaggtacacctgcacactctAATGAGGATAGGTAGATACGGGTTATGATTACGGTTTCCAGTTACAGCAATTACATAAAATCACTTGAATCACATCGCAAGCATTGCAACGTAGGAACGGTCTgcctgctcagtacaatatgaacAGTTCATGGCGAGCGGTGCATTTGGTCcccgggccttcagtggggacttaagcgACCCAGTCAATCTCTTAATACCACTATCATGTCACATTTATACAAATCAATAATCAATAATCATCACCAATAATATCATAAATAATGTGGAAATAGcgtggaagtctgggcttccacACTGAGaccgctgcccccgcgacctggacccggataagcgctggaaaatggatggatgaatctaCAAAAACCCAGTATGATGATGCgtggcattacagaattgggAATGAATACAATTATTACTAATGCAACAAACTCAGTTAACCCATTATCTTCAAATACGTCGTCTctaaacaactccaaacctctacactataACATCCGTAGCCGTATtcatctaataacatgacaaaaatataaaaaaaaatgtaataaaatacacCATCCTTACCACTCGCTCGTAAGAACTTGTCTGGAAGCCTTCCAGTGGAAGTGGCGAACAAATACCGTCCCAGGCTGACTTGcatataaaatgtatgtatgcAATGTACATAAGATTGTTTGTTCAGTTTCTTGTCTAATTTTATGCCTGGTAcaaataaaggtacatttgtttggacaaatattttgatgacaacaaaaatagctagagtttaaaaaatagagttgaattttttggcagtacaatgccatTGCTGTAGATGTGAGAACTTAAGTGGTTATTGGTTCTTATCAAgaaatatcagctcttaaactcttatgaactatgttttgttgtcattcGTTTAGTCATCATTAGTCTTTAGTTGTACCACGCGTTcgaatgaacaagaaactgaagaaacaaggtggTCTAATAActtttcccatgactgtatgtataaattcatttattcatataacgaacacagaacaatgaacaatacCGTGTCTGTTGTCAATTAAGCATTGTGCTGTTCATGTGAGGAGGCGTTCAAGCGCGCTGGTAACTTGTGTTAGGCATACTGTAGGCTTTCAGACGTCAACCAATCaaaggatggaaaaatgctgacgttaCTGTACGCCTGCTGGCTGGCCCCGTGAGGCGATTTTGAAATTTGACTGGTTGAAGAACCAGCCCCATTACTTCTATGGTtcaagtgacatgggccagcactcttgattatgaaggccctgggcagattacactgacatggcaacacatagaagctgaaatcagaTTGGACAAAAACATCTAAACTACACATACACAGACTGGAAGCAACCAAGAAAACTGCTGGGAATATACAGAAGTAATACAGTTTCATGGAACAACtactagaattgaagttgtaaatgtaggtcagtgcttctgatagtgtttaggccggcagagaaggctttgctggcccttcGGGCACACAACTGTTAGCAGTACAATTATGTAAACATCAATTACATACACAAGTTAATTTTAAACTTGTTAAACTTCGTTTTAAGCTTGCATGGCAGTTAGGAAAGCTACAATGTTACTTGAACCATTTCCTGTACAGTTTTGTGGTGGCAGCAATGTGAGCCTGAAACAAGTGCATTcactttccattatttcctgtgggaaaacacTTTGAAATTAGACCAGCTTGGACGTCAGCCAGCATCACAGAACAGCTTATAGAACTTATAATATAATGCTCAAACTGAGCATGCCGCTAACAAAATGTTGCTTTCATCCATAGCTCATACTTGTATTAAGCCAGCTGCAAACATCCATCATCAACATCCTGGCTCTGGACGGAACCATCGCATGCTCCCCTCCCTTCTCTTCACAGGCCCGTGGATCCAGTAAGAAACATTTCTAGAAGTctattttttatagtcttgccttTGGCATGCCATGAACCAAATCCGTTTCTGGCTGTTATGCCGCAGTGCTAAGTCAGCAGATGATGATCATGGAGATGTTCATCATCACCCTGGTCACTCGCTTCTTCTATCGTCGCACTTATGACACGCTTTCCTGTGAGGCACATGACAACGACCACCAGAAGGACAGAGTTTCCCTGCAAGCTGCTCACATGGAGCATGACGTCTGAACGAGTGCAGTAAAAGAGGAAAAGAGGCTCTTTATACGAGGTACCAGCAACAGGTTTTGTGCTCCAACACTACCTCATTGTCACCATCTTCATGCTAAGAATCCATGTGTTATTTTGAGTAGTTCAGCAAGCAGTATTCACCAACTTGAATCAGTCCTTCTCAATGTCAAAGAGTCAATTCACTGATTCTCATCTGAATAAATGATATAATCACTCCACTTTAAAAGGGAGCCACAGCAAGTCGGCTCTTATCAGGCGTTAACTCAACCATAAATAAAGAAGCGAAACGAAGAAGtaacaaaaaaacctgaaacaGTACATATTGTTCTGTGTTTTAATAAATCTTCCGTGCTTTACAAGATGCACTGAAGGTTGTAGGTAGATTTTTAAGCTTGCATGTGACATGAAAATAGCCAACATgcgtaatgtactgtatatttactggGCACATCATTAGGTACGGTAGCTGCATCATACTGCTCTTTGGGTATTTGAAAAGCGCTTTATAACTAactccaaaacattttttttttttaccattgtcTTTTTAAAGGCAGTATTCATTTGGTACtactcttgtattggatcacattagatcaggggtgcccattacatcaAGCAAGGTTGATggcgaaggtagtttgggtcgattgcATAAATGCCACTTTGtcgatgtcatatgacatcagctgACATCACAGCCCCCCTCCTGATTGATGCTACCCCGCGGCAAAGTCAGTTGtctgatggctttgcttcaagTCATgcactccactacagaaatgcatgttttctacacttccattTTGTAAACTGTTATTTCATTAGTGATTGGAAAAGGTGCCTATTgctgaaaacattttaatttgctgccttgactttggctgcgttgtcttttgcataatccttttcaGTTCTCGTATATTGgtaatgtttgacagcaaatgctaactggtcgtaatacatgaactgtgtgtttAATGAACGCCACTTAGCtcttttgactgacatattattggtactcaggttatgcacacaactattgaggaattatgtctaATTATCTTTAGTGTTTAGAATAGTTAGAATAGTTCAAGGTTTACCAGTTTACCATGTTTTATATTAAGAGAtgtcgacttgtaacttgctgaaaaagtgcgtgcacccctgatatacatgtacaacgtaaataaatactcatatatatttattatatgtataaatgttttttatatttatagtaggaggttttttattatgaatttattattaataacatttGCCAACGTCCTTCTGGGTCCAGATTTGCACCTCTCAGCACTGACAAACctgtttatgttttgcattatgtactgtatgtgcaagtCCAGCTTAGTTTACTTTGGAGGGTGtaaaatttaaatgttatttcatCATCAAGTGTTGCTCTGCATCATGCTCACGTCAAACCTTTTGGTGTCTGTGAACAAAAGGCTACAGGTTTATTTAAAGAGTGCTGGCCCACTTATACAAACATCAGAGCAGGGAATAATACACTGTTTCCTTGTGATGTGGATGAGGCAGCAGCttttcttgctgtttttctAATGACCACAGGAGGGCGCGTTCCACTTGGAAACTGAAACTAAAGACGTATCCCCTCCGGCTCCCCTGTACTTAATATGACTCATTTATAAACTCATTTACATGCAGGGCCTCGTGCAGAGATAATTAAGAGGCATAAAATAGTTATTTCAGAGAGGTTTGCTTGCAAGCAAGCTCGTTATAGTTATTTTCATTGCATGTAATGATatgcatttattatttgtatgctgtatgattaattaaattatatgtatatgtatgtatgaaaatatgtatgtaaatttaaaaaaattaacctaacatgcatgtttttggaatgagggaGGAATAATTAGGTAAATATGTACGTTAATTtagttgtcattcagccacattggagggttttcgagcatgaagtgcctttttaaggtcatgccacagcatctcaataggattcaggtcaggacttggactaggccactccaaagtcttcattttgtttttccttcagccattcagaggtggacttgctggtgtgttttggatcattgtcctgctgcagaacccaagctggtttcagcttgaCGTCATGAACGGATGGAAGGACATTCTCCAAGATTTTTTGGtacacagcagaattcatggttccatttatcacagcaagtcttccaggtcgtgaagcagcaaaacagcccgataccatcacactacctccaccatattttactgttggtatgatgctctttttctgacatgtggcgttacttttactccagatgtaatgggacacacaccttccaaaaagttaaacttttgtctcgtcggaccgcagagtattttcccaaaggccttggggatcatcaagatgctttTTGGTAAAATtgaaggtcttggggatcatcaagatgctttttgggaaaattgagacaagccttagagttctttttgttcagcagtggtttttgtactggaactctgccatgcaggtcgtttttgcccagtgtctttcttatggtggcgtcgttaacactgaccttaactgaagcaggtgaggcctgcagttctttggatgttgttttggggtcttttgtgacatctAGGGTGAGTCTTCGAtgagctcttggggtaatttggccggccactctcgggaaggttcaccactgttccatgtttttgccatttgtggataatggctctcattgtggttcgctggagtcccaaagctttggaaatgactttataaccttttccaaactgatagatctcagttaaattatgttttaacaggggggcagtaattttttcacacaaggccgtgtaggtttggattttttttctcccttaataataaaaatttggatttaaaaactgcattttgtgttcagttgtgttgtcattgactaatatttaaatttgtttgaagcATTTCAGTATGACATGcgtgtaaaaataaaagaaatcaggaagggggcaaacactttttcacaccactgtatacaaaTACGCATATATAATAGATTCCTTTTCTTGTTTTGCcatgtatattgtatattctGTACTTGCCAGAAGCTAATACAatattttacatacatacagtagaacATTCGACTCAGTTGATTCCTATTCTCAGAGACTGGTTGGTTTCCACTTTTATGTAATCTTTCTCAACAACTTGATTTAAAGCTGTTGAAGTGTTCAAGGGACTGCCTCTCAACACTTTTTTCCTGGTTGTGGAAATATAATTCACAGAAGCCTCATATATGCTTTTAAAATGTGGTCTGAAATGCTGAATACAATATTCCGCGATATCTCAAGTACATAAGAATGATAAATTGTTTTGATAAATTGAGTACTTCCtagatgtaaatgtatttatcttTGCTGTCGTGGAATTTCTAGTGAAAGGACCACAAGTAAAATCAAATCTCCATTAATAAACTTCACAGTATTTTTAAGCTGCTTATAGAGATGCAGTGCGTTAGATGAATTAATGAGGATATTTAAAATAATCCACATCATTTACAAATCTAAATTTGGCGCTATGAGCAGTCtatttgtttttgctgtttgtgtaAACAGTAATCAGGCatagagagagtgagagagaaaaTGTTGATGACAGCCCCTGGCTCTGCATTGCTGACGAAAGCGGCTTAGCCCtcagttgccatggcaaccggCGAGAGGAGCcaggcaagaaaaaaaaggaggcgAAGGGGAGGGGCTTTGGAGGGAGAACTAGAGGAGAAAGCGTTGGAGATAGACAGAGGGAGGGGATGCAACGAGAGCAACGGAGGTGAAGACGTTTTTTCGAAGGGAGACAAAGATACACTCTGCTATAAATGCTCCATTCAGCGACAGGGGAATAATAACAGCAGCACGAGAGGGACGGACGGGGGACGACGCAGAGAAGATGGATGTACAGACAGAGAACATGGACCCCTCGCCTTGTGAATCAAGTGGAAAAATTCGCAAAGGATTCAAGTTGTTTGGCAAACGCAAGCCTGGTAGCATCTTTtctattaaaaacaacaaatcaccCGTTACCAGGAGCCAAACCCTTGATGGATTACCAGACGGCGCTGCACCTGATTCAGAGTCTGAGGCGGACAAGGAGAAGGCGCAGGGGGTGAGTCAAGGAGACGGCGAGCATACAGAGGAGGAGCTGACGGGTGAGATGGCTGCTGCTCGCAACTCCATTTCTTCAACCGGCTCGGCCAAGTCCCTCAGTTTTTTTTCGCGGCTGAGAGGGGCCCGTAGAGGAGGCGGGGACCGCAGAGTCCAGACTGTTTCCCAGCCGGTGTGTCGGCAACGGCCAGGGCTGAAGGGTCTCTTTGGCAGCGTGAAGTTCCGCTCGAAAGACAAGGAGGACAAAGTGGACGCTCCCCCAAGCCCACTCCTCATGTCCTCTCGCTCCAACAGTGTGGAAATCATCAAAGAGGACCTCAGCCTCACCCCTAAATCTCATCCTCGCTCTCTAGAGAGCCCTGAGAAAGCGAGCAGCGAGGCCACTCAGGGCTCCCCGACAGCAGCAGGTGATATGAGGGATGGGAATGTGGCACCTGCGCTTCCTGGTGAGAGCAgcctgggctccttgctggagGACATTTCCTCTCTCCTCACCTTTGAGTCCATCTCAGGAGGAGACATCATGGCAGACGTTGAGGCAGAGTGGGGGAAAGCCCGATGTGCCGCCAGTTTGGAAGCACCTGAGTTCTCAGCGTCAACCACTTCTCACATCTCCAGACAAGCTGCCGCCTCTCCACCAACCTCCACTTCTTCACCTGCAGCCGCCCCCACTTTAACCTCTTCTTCTGTTGCAACACCAATCCTGAGCACTTTTACCAAATCCTCCACACTGACCATTCAGGCGAATAAACCAAGCTCAGACTCTACTCCAACCTTTGAGCAGCCTTCCACTGGAATTACAATAAAATCTGCTAACATTAAACCTTCATTTCCTCCGGTGACATCAACAACTCCCCCAAAAATGTCCACCCCTTCAGCAACAATGGTGCCTACTACTACCACTCTGATTAACCAGACCTCTGTGGACAAGACAAACCTTAACTCATCTGTTGGCAAACTGGCTTCATCAGACACAGCAGCACCTCATCCTCAAGGCATCACCTCAGTAAGTAAGCCTCCCCCTGTAGCTACCCCACCTCTTCTCCCACCCGTTAAACCCCCAACCCAAAGTCCACCCGCCCCTGCCAGTTGGCAAACTTCCTCTTACACCAAACCTCAAAGTGTATCTGCAAAGATTGAATCTGCTCTCAATACCGTACCTCCTTTCATTTCCACTATAACAACGGTTACGCCATCAGT carries:
- the si:ch211-244c8.4 gene encoding mucin-17; protein product: MDVQTENMDPSPCESSGKIRKGFKLFGKRKPGSIFSIKNNKSPVTRSQTLDGLPDGAAPDSESEADKEKAQGVSQGDGEHTEEELTGEMAAARNSISSTGSAKSLSFFSRLRGARRGGGDRRVQTVSQPVCRQRPGLKGLFGSVKFRSKDKEDKVDAPPSPLLMSSRSNSVEIIKEDLSLTPKSHPRSLESPEKASSEATQGSPTAAGDMRDGNVAPALPGESSLGSLLEDISSLLTFESISGGDIMADVEAEWGKARCAASLEAPEFSASTTSHISRQAAASPPTSTSSPAAAPTLTSSSVATPILSTFTKSSTLTIQANKPSSDSTPTFEQPSTGITIKSANIKPSFPPVTSTTPPKMSTPSATMVPTTTTLINQTSVDKTNLNSSVGKLASSDTAAPHPQGITSVSKPPPVATPPLLPPVKPPTQSPPAPASWQTSSYTKPQSVSAKIESALNTVPPFISTITTVTPSVPAVSIPAQSGMPSKNSIPPDCTPPETSPPMAKQTLVSVDTTSHARGQSLVSQSKTPSIPVTVSKDPPVPACIPVSVAALSGVPTPIDPPIDPPAPAHVAVPAYKSPPTLTHVPVPVSKSPPALTHDPVTLSKMTPSRVHDPVAVSKSPPVPAQIPVTSPKSPPAPVTSLPTSPVPLPSEAAASNKMTASEASEPTNGHLSSPSSTDAEGAKMDEQLNGSRMDPSKERRTQVKALSKIPVVGGGRAGKQPVRDSQHAEDDSSRDPPTPVLEQDRPLLDFHDTESRDKGVSVEVHVPITKPSQEGSQLPHQSKPFTNVPRDSKIPVKHGVSQIPQAKEVPRTKIPVSKVPVRRAGNKPTATSVTRK
- the LOC129169444 gene encoding organic solute transporter subunit alpha-like isoform X2, which encodes MLTPLFALFVVVQSELDAFGMCLYAMLTFMSCISLLLYLEQCVYIYKNLPYPKKATIMWVNGAAPVIATMSCFGMWIPRAVMFTDMTSNCYFAVVVYKVLVLLVEELGGSSVFLKRFSGKTFRISTGPCCCCCLCLPRVPMSRRMLFLLKLGALQYAILKTVLSVLSIVLWTNGNFDLSDLEITGTAIWINPFIGVLTITSLWPVAIVFMNTNSFLRGINIVPKYAMYQLILVLSQLQTSIINILALDGTIACSPPFSSQARGSMLSQQMMIMEMFIITLVTRFFYRRTYDTLSCEAHDNDHQKDRVSLQAAHMEHDV
- the LOC129169444 gene encoding organic solute transporter subunit alpha-like isoform X1, whose product is MEEADNSTIDPACLQEPPLAMDVIKQLDAFGMCLYAMLTFMSCISLLLYLEQCVYIYKNLPYPKKATIMWVNGAAPVIATMSCFGMWIPRAVMFTDMTSNCYFAVVVYKVLVLLVEELGGSSVFLKRFSGKTFRISTGPCCCCCLCLPRVPMSRRMLFLLKLGALQYAILKTVLSVLSIVLWTNGNFDLSDLEITGTAIWINPFIGVLTITSLWPVAIVFMNTNSFLRGINIVPKYAMYQLILVLSQLQTSIINILALDGTIACSPPFSSQARGSMLSQQMMIMEMFIITLVTRFFYRRTYDTLSCEAHDNDHQKDRVSLQAAHMEHDV